From Candidatus Xianfuyuplasma coldseepsis:
TATGAATTCCCTGGAGACGACATTCCTGTTATTATGGGTTCTGCTTTATTAGCACTTAATGGTGACGAAGCTCACGAAGAAAAAATTATGGAATTAATGGAAGCTGTCGATGAATACTTCGAAGATCCAGTTCGTGAAACTGACAAACCATTCTTAATGCCTGTCGAAGACGTATTCAGTATTACTGGACGCGGAACCGTTGCTACTGGTCGTGTAGACCGTGGAACTGTTAAAGTTGGAGATCCTGTTGAAATTGTTGGTATCAAAGATACTGCAAACTCTGTAGTAACTGGTGTTGAAATGTTCCGTAAATTATTGGACCGTGCAGAAGCAGGGGACAACATTGGAGCATTATTACGCGGTACAAAACGTGAAGACATCCAACGTGGACAAGTATTAGCAAAACCAAAATCCGTTACACCTCATACAAAATTTGAAGGACAAGTATACGTTCTATCAAAAGAAGAAGGTGGACGTCACACTCCATTCTTCAGTAACTATCGTCCTCAATTCTACTTCCGTACTACGGACGTAACTGGTGTTATCGAATTACCAGCTGGTGTTGAAATGGTTATGCCTGGCGACGACGTTACAATGATCGTTGATCTTATTCACCCAATCGCATTGGAACAAGGAACCAAGTTCTCAATCCGCGAAGGTGGACGTACCGTTGGTGCAGGTAACGTTTCAAAAATCTTTGAATAATACCTAATCTACAAAAAATGAAAAGAGACTTCGGTCTCTTTTTTTATGTAGCTAGATATGACTTATATCTAGCCATTTTATTAAATTCTATGAGAAGGTTGTATGAGTTTATCACATGATGATATAATAGACCTTGTATTATAGGGGGTGTACGAATGAAAATATCATTGCCATATGTCGCAGGAATTACCTTAATTCTAGTATTAAGTCATGCGTTTTTGGGGTATTTCAACGTGGAAGTAACGGATAGTCATTCCCTTATTCAGTATATACCTATTGTCAGTGTAGGTGTTGTATTCATGACGATGTTGAATCTAACATTCAATTATTTTGCCCCACTGTATTATAACAATGGGGAACGAGAAACCATTTATCACACTCACGTGGGAACGTTATTAAAGGACAGCTATACCACCCCATTCTTCGAGTCGGTCGTAATCGAAAATATCCATAAACAGATTCAGAATACGACTTGTACGATAAAACAAACTGAGGATCATCACTATCAACTGACGGACTGGAAACGGAAAACACCTTTGTTGTCGAGTACATCCCTACGTTTTTCGCGTGATGATACTGTGACAAATATGGATATATACACCGTGCACTTGGCGAACAATTATGTTAGTATATTCAAACTATTACTTGCTGTTATTACGGTGTCCCTATCGTTTTACACCAGTGTTCTTGCGCTGGTTGGGATGTTTGCGATACATATTTATTCCGTTGTTCAAGGATATGCACTTCGATGGCAACTCCGTACAAATTTAGATGAGTATCACGATATCCTTGACAAAGCCACGGATGTCTACGAATTATCAAATCACGAATCACGAGATACTACGGTATGGGGACAATTTCAATAGGAAGGGATTATTTATGAGACTACAAATTACAAAACCAATTGCCTACTTCTACGGTGTGCTTACCATTGTTATCATTATCGGATTGATTGTGATGTATATCTTTGTCTGGAACTCGCACATCCGTGATATCAACGGGGATGATACATCACTGAATACACTGGACAATTTAAATGAACCTGTAGAGCTCGGGAATTATGACTATACAGCGTTTATGAAGAATGAAATGGATACCGATAACTTCTCGCGGTATGAAGCGCGTAAAGTCAGTGGGTTTATGTTATTACGAAGTATCGTTGTTCGATCGGATACTACCAATCTAACGATATCCAGCGACCTTGAACAAGGAAACTGTGAAATTGCTGTAGTAAGTTCTTCGGGGGATATTTTATATCGTGTAGAAGACTACAATGGTAATAACTTCACATCGTTAAATACTGAAGGAATCAATACGGTATATGTAGTAATGGGTGTTGAATCCGCACGTATTGACGTTACGGTCACGGAAAAATAGCGGTGAATAGATGAATTTATATCTGAAAACAGTATTAACATATAGCGGTGTATTACTTACATTTATAATCCAAGTGACATTATTTTCAATGTATCACAATATCTTTCTGTTTTTTCTTCCATTTATTGTGTTTGGATTAATTTTAGATGCGATAAAACGTCGTTCAGGTGAACCGAAATCAAGAGGGTTCATTACTCTTCAAAGGAGTGAGATTACACTCCTATATGTTATTGTTAATCTAGCTCTCGCAGTAGGAGTCGTTGTAGTAACATTTATTTTCGCTATTGTGTTTTTATAATGAGTAATATGGTACAAGTTATATAGGAAAGGATATACACTATGGGACACACACATCTTACAGTACAAGGTCGGGATTTCTATATTAATGGAAAACCTGTGTATGATGAAATTGAGAACCATCCAGCGTCAAAAGGACTACTGATGAACTCCCGTTTTATCCAAGGGATCTTTGATGACAAAACCGATCGAATACGGTATAACCGATTTGGTAAAGTATTTGATGCCAATCAAAATACCGAAGATTTTATTGCGGCATTACCACAGTGGTATGCTTATGGACTACGTGCCGTAACGGTTGGGATTCAAGGTGGAATGCCAGTATTTACCACGGATGTTCGGACGATTGACAACAATCCGTTTGGTCCCGATGGGACATCATTTGATGAGAGATACGCAAACCGATTAGACAGGATTATCCGAGCTGCGGATAAGATCGGTATGGTCATTATTATCAATATTTTGTATTGGGCTCAATCGCTTCGGTTTAATAATGATGAAGCGATTATTGCCGCATTGAAGACTTGTTCGGCGTTCTTGAAAAAGGGTGCGTATACCAATGTCATAGTCGATGTTGCCAACGAATATAATATCGATATGTGGAATGAACTTCCAATTATCCAAAACCCAAAAAGTATGAGAAAACTAATTCAACTCGTACAAGAAGAAACTGGTGGTATGCTTGTCGGTAGTAGCGGCGGTGGTGGTTTAATTGACAAAGAAGTGGCGGATGCTAGTGATGTTGTCTTAGTACACGGTAACGGACTTACCAGAGGTGAGTACTATGACTTTATTCAACATGTGAAAACGATCGCTCCGAACAAACCAATTCTTTGTAATGAAGATTCTCCGTGTATCTCACGATTAGATGTTGCTTATGAAACGCATACATCGTGGGGACACTATGATAATTTTACCAAACAGGAACCCCCATGCGATTGGGGTATCACCAAAGGACAAGATTTCTTTTTTGCGAGACGTATGGCACAAGTACTGGGCATTGATATTCCTACATTACCTAAAGATGAACAATTCTATCTTCAAGGGTTAGAACCTCTTACAGTAACGCAAGGAAAACGATGGATACGTCTGACCGCAGAATATCCGGAAAAAATTAACTATGTAAATTATTATCGCAATGGGAAACCAATCTATCGCTCGTATGATGAACCGTATTTTCTATATCGTGAAACCACATGGATTCAAGGACCGTGGAATGTTCAAGAAGACGATCAAGAATGGACTGCAGAAGTGGTACTTAGTGATGGTACAAAAGTAATAAAAACGGTTGCTGATACCGAAGGTGAATCGTGATAACTCTCGTGCAACCACACAAAGATCTTGAACAAGAGATCTTTGACTATAAAGCGGAAATGATCGAAGCAGGGGATACGGAATTATCGGGGTGTGGAAGTTTGGATAAATATGATGATTACGATCATTGGATTCGTCATATTAAAACATACTCAAACAAAGATACGTTGCCGGAAGGATATGTCGAAGGTAGTCAGTGGGTATTGGTAGATACCGCGAGAAATAGAGTGCTTGGTTTTGTGAATATCAGACATTATCTCAATGATTTCTTACGGAACTATGGTGGACATATTGGGTATAGTATACGGCCTAGTGAACGCCGAAAGGGGTATGCTAAACTTCAATTGCAACTAGCGTTACATCACCTTCAATCATTAGGGGTTCAAAAAGCACTTGTCACTTGTGATGTTGCCAATATTGGATCCTATAAAACCATTGAAGCCTGTGGTGGAGTATTGGAAGATATAGTTTATTCTAAAGAACATGGTCATACGAAGCGGTATTGGATCACGTTGAAAAAATAAAACAATGACTCGAGTAGTCATTGTTTTTTTCTACTATTCAACGATTGTGAACTCGGAAAATAACTCTCGTAATAAAACACGAATATTTGATTCTTCTGTTTCACTAAAAATGGGATCAAAATAAATGGAACTTATTTCGTTTGCTGTAGTGCTGGTAAGTAGAATGGATTTTTGAGTATAATCTGGAGATATTCCCCCATCAATTGTCGGACTGATGAATGAAATTCTCTTTTCTACAAATGATTCAATATCTAGTAGGTATTTCATATAGTTCTCATTGTTCTCTACGAGATTATAGAATTCATCTTCGACATTGATGGTGGCTTGAAAAGAAGGTCCTTCCGTTCCAGGATACATATACAATCCATCAAACTCATACCCGTCAATACGGAGATAAGCAACCTTGTGTTCGAAGCCTACCATTTCCATTTCATTATACATCTCAGTATAAAGTGATACGGCCTGCTCGGCAAACTCAATGTTGAGTGGGGTCTGAGAAGTATCTAGGGTAATATTCAGTTCCAATCTGTTGTTGATGATATAATAATACCCAGTTACAGCACTAATGTCATCCCATTCCATATCGCTAACTTTCGTTTCGAAGTGCTTCTTGACAGCGTCGTAACCTTGTTGCAAACTACATTCGTTTGTACCAGAATATCCACTCTGTAGACAATCAAGGTACGCTCGTTCTTTTTCGATACACGCCGTTAATAACGTGGTTAAAATAAGTATCAGTATGAAAGTGATTGTTCTCATAGTTGTCTCCTTATGTACAGGTGATATACACATTGTTGAAGTAATTCATGAGTAGTGAAATATAACAGATGGTACTATATGCGAGAATAATAATTGTCACGATATCCAATTTTTTTAACTTGAATCGTATCCATACCACAACCATGTATAAAACAAAACCGACAAACGTTAGGATTATAATATACTGTAATACGAGATTATTGAATCGGACGTTATACGAGAAGAAATAGAAGAAATAGAACATAAACGTCAAGTTAATGGAGCTCAGCATTAACGGACGTTCATGGAATGATTCGATACGATTAAAACAGAGATGATCCAACGCATTAAAACTGATGAGAATGATTGGAATCAAATAGAATGCGAAAACAGGGTAGCATTCTCCAACTGACATCAAGACCATGTAACCTTGATATAGAAACAGCAGAATCAGTACATAAAAACTAATGAAATAACCAATTTTTAAGTTGTCTTGGAATAATGAATTCTCTTTTTCTTTTGTGACTTTTGAGAAGAAGTACATGGTTGTAAGAATAATAACAAGGGCTGTCAGAGTACCACTAATATAGATTTTAGTCATTACACTCATTAATAAAAAACGTCGGAACAATAGATTCGCTGTTGAACCAGATAGATAGTATAAACCAATATTGAAATAGGTGATTGTTACCAGAACAATTAGTAGTTGAAAATAACGTATGATTCGACGATACTCGTTTTTGATGTCTTCCATGATTCCTCCTCCATAAAATATAAATTGAAGACAAGGATATTCTTGTCTTCATATTTGTGTGGGCCGTTCCCTATACTTGTAGTATATCCTAGATTATAACCAATTTCAAATAAGTATTGCATACCTCATGGTAATATGTACAGAGTATTTGCGTTGAGTTTAACTTGATAGTTCAATCATATAATGGTACTATTTAGTTGGGAAACAAAGGAAAACCAACACGTAAACATACAGCAATTGTGGACTGTATGTTTTTTTGTATAAGGAGGGCTCTATGGATAATAAACTCACCCTAATACAAGAACTAAAGAATCTTGAAACCAGGACCAAGATAAGACTCATAGTGTATCTTGTATTATTAATAATTTCAGGAATATACGAGCTTCATACCGTCGTCGTATTGGTATTTGTATTTTCACCGCTTATATTACTGTATATCACCTTAAGCGATGCCAATAAACGAGAATTGCAAGTGTTTTTTGTGTTCATGGTATCAGCATTCATGCAGATAATCTATTATCTGATATATCATTGGATAGCACTTCTAACTATTTTTCATGACCCTATCATATGGAAGAATGTAATTTTCACATCAATACTATTGATTATTTCAGTTCTTGCAGTAGTTGTATTGCCTAGATATTACTATAAAATCAAGCCCATTGTTCGACGTAGTCTAGCAATCTTATATATCGTGCTGTTCTACCTGGGATCATTATTCTTGATTTGGTTTATTGCTTGGACTGGAGTATTTTAATTATGCGTAGGAGTCATCTATTACTTAGCAAAGGTTTACTATTTCTATTATGGGTTTTCGCAACCTTTCTACCAATTCTAAAAGTTGAAGAGGAACTTGTACAGGATGAATGGTATTTTGTCTATTTTGATCACATTGTGTTATTACCCCAAAGTATGATATTCCTCGTGATTGTTCTTATTGGTTGCATTGTAATAGCGCTTGATTTTTGGCTTCCAGTACTTAGCAAGATTATTCTCCTTGTCATTGTAGTAGAATGGTTCATATTCATTCGTGAAATGACAGCTGTGGTAGCCCATGAACTTCATGAGGAGTTTTATGCAGATGTTGGTAAGGCTTTCGGCTTTTATGCGGTATTACTATTTCCGATATTAGCTGTTACTGTGTCTTTCTTGCAACCCTATAAACGACATAAAAAAAGCTAGTAAACTGATTTTACTAGCCTTTTTTATCTAGATAAAGCAATAATATACCTCCAAAATATAAAACTGTAAAGATGATTGGGTAAAGTAGAAATTCGATAAGTAACCCCCATTGTGATAAAAATATCGTTGTTGCTACGAATAAAAACCCAATAACAATAAGCAGAAAATGATTGTGTTTTTTAAGACTCAGTTTAAGAGCATTGACTGTAATGGACATCCATATCGTACATAAAACTAATAATGGAAGAATTACCGTGAATTCACTAAAGATCATATAAAAACCAGAAAACACAAGGATAGATAAGCTAACAAGAACAAGTATTGAAATGACTAGAAAATTTCCGGCTGATTTTTTTGTCAAATCCCAACCTCCATTCATTGATTTAAAAACACTACAAATAGATTTGATGTCTTATTTGTAGTATGCTCTAATTAAAGTATAGCAAGTAATGCCTGATTGTTCAATATAAGATGCTGATTTGTTGTTCTTTCATAATCAATAGATTTGACATTTATGAATGTACAAAAAAGACATAGATAACTTTTTTTAGTTTGTGCTATAATTACGATAGAACTAGTAGGAGTGATATCTATGGAGAATTTCTATCGCTATGACAACAATATTTATGCATTTGCTTTACTGGTAATATTATTGTTTGTTGTTATTACAAAAAAAGATATCTTTGACTATTCTCGTAAATTATTCTATCGAATGATTGTTTTTAACATGGTGATTTTGGTTGTGGAGATTCTTGCCTGGGCCTTTGATGGAATAAACACGTCCGGTGCGATTGTTGCCAATTATATATTCAATGTATTGTTGATTTTGATGGAACCAACGATGGCTGCTCAGTGGGTGACGTATGTTGATTATAAGATTCACGGATCTCGTGATCGATTGCGAAAACGACTATACTATCTACAACCAACCATCTTTGCAGGAATATTACTTGTGATAAATATCGTTTACCCGGTGGCTTTTTCCTTGGATGAACAGAATGTATATCATCGTGGTGAGTGGTTATGGTTGAGTTTACTATTTGTCTTTGGAATGATTTTATACACTGTTATCCTCGCCGTAAAAAATCGAAAAGAACTGTCTGATAAAATGATCTTGTTTATTGCGTTTTTTGCGCTCCTACCTGTATTGATATCCTTTATTCAATTATTTGTTTATGGATTGATTTTAACCTGGGCCGTCGTTGCCTTAGGCGTCGTCTTTGCGTATTACTTAATTGAAATTGCAGGGAATTCTGAAGATCATCTGACAGGACTATTCTCTCGTAAAAAAATGGAAGAGATTTTGACAGGTAAAGTGGAAGAGAACGAAACCTTCTCCGTCATTATGATCGATTTGGAATACTTCAAGAAAATAAATGATCAATACGGTCATAAACAAGGTGATGAGGTTCTACAACAACTATCAAAAGTATTGTTACGAGCTTACAAAGAGGAGTTTTATGTTACGAGAATTGGTGGTGACGAGTTCTTGCTGATATCTAAACAAGCAACACGATTAAACATCGAGGAATATCGTGATCGTTTACTTAGAGAGATTAAGCAATCAAAGAATCCATTACTTCTAGAAATCGGTATTAGCTTTGGTGCAAAAACATTTGATTCATCAATGGCATATACGGAAGATTCAATCTTGGATGAAGTGGATCGACTAATGTATGAAGATAAGAGTAAGAACAAGAACTATAAACGACGAAGAACCGATTGATCATAACCTGTAGTGGAGGTGTTCCCAATGAAACACGAATGGCGAAAACATGAGAAAGAGATCTACATGCCGAAACAAAAACCAACCGTCCTAACGATTCCACCCTTACCATATATCACCATTACCGGACAAGGTAATCCAAATAGTGCGGAGTTCTCGAGGGTAGTAGAAGCACTCTATGCACTTTCCTATGGAATTAAGATGGCACCTAAAAAAGGGATTGTGATTGATGGATACTTTGATTACACTGTGTACCCATTGGAGGGATTTTGGACACTGTCGGACGAAGGAAAAGCACGATACACAGGAGAAGGAGTGCAGGACTTAAAGGATTTTCTTGCATTCAAATTGATGATTCGTCAACCTGATTTTGTTACAAAGGATTTCTTTAAAAAGATGCAATCAAGAATATATGACAGCAAGAAAAACCCACGAATTCTCGATGCCGTTTTTGAAGTAATTGCTGAGAAAGAAAGTGTTCAAATGCTTCATATTGGCTCGTATGATGATGAAGTGCATTCCTTTCAATTGATGGACGATTTTTGCATCGAGAACAACTTTGTACGCATGTCCAATGATCACAAGGAAATCTATCTTTCCGATCCGCGAAAAGTAGAGGAATCAAAGCTTAAGACTGTTTTACGGTTTTCGATTGAAAGACGATAAAGTATCGACAAGGAAGATACAATGATTGCAGTGAAAAATGTACAAAAAACATGTTGTAATCATACATTTACATCCAAATGCCTCAATAGCTACAAGCTATTTGTGGCATTTTTTAATTTGTAAAAATTTGTCGAAATGAGGGAGTATTTGTAAGGTTAAATATAAAAATTATGTTTATACTTTACTTACTCGCCTAGAATTTGTACAATCAAAGCGCAAATAGAAAAAGAAGGAGTGTATTACATTGAAAAAAATATTTGCACTAATACTTATGGCAGTGATGGCATTTTCATTAGCAGCGTGTGGCAATGATGACCAAGTCGTAAACATATATACGACACGACACTATGATACTGATGATGCTTTGTTTGAACGATTCACGGAAGAAACCGGAATTGAAGTCAACATTGTCAATGATAAAGCACCGGCCTTAATAGAGAAAATTAAAGCGGAAGGCGATTTGCCTCAAGCAGATCTCTTCTTTACAGCAGATGCTGGATATTTAGCACTGGCGAAGCAAGAAGGGATATTACAAGCGATTGCGAGTGATACATTGGAAGCGAACGTTCCTGCAAAGTATCGTGATATCGATGACATGTGGTTTGGGTTAACCAAACGCGCTCGTGTCTTCTTGTATGATAACGCCGTAGATCCTACTGGATTAACCTATGAGAATGCAACAACGATGTTCCCCGGTGAGTTGCTAATCCGCTCCTCATCCAATATCTATAATCAAAGTTTAGTGGCTTCGTTTATTGAGTTAAAAGGGGAAAGTGCAACAACGGCCTGGGTTCAAGATATTGTAATGAATATGGCCCGGACTCCAGAAGGAAATGATCGCGGACAAGCTGTTGCAATTACAAATGGATATGGTACGATTGCCATCGCAAACTCGTATTATTATGGATTGCTTGTCAATGAAACGGATACCACCAGTGAATATTATGGTGTCGCTGATCAAGTAGGAATTTACTTTCCCAATCAAGGGGATGGTGAAGGTGGCGTTCATATTAATGTGAGTGGTGCAGGTGTAATTAAGAATGCTTCCAATGCAGAAAACGCAATTCGTTTAATCGAGTTTCTATCCGAATCATCTGCACAAGAAGAGTTTTCAGCGAATAATTATGAATTCCCTGTAAATCCCAATGCTGAAATCAGTGATTTATTACAAAGTTGGCTCGATAATCAAGGCATCACCGTATTGAGAGAACAAGACATCAACTTGACAGCACTAGGTGAACATAATGAACTAGCAATCATTATTATGACCAATGCTTCTTGGGATAATCCCGATCAATAAAACGAACAAAAAGAGAGAATTTTTCTCTCTTTTACCAATTTACAAAAGGAGTGAGACTGATGCAACGTATTATCCGTAGATTACACGATCGAACAATCTTTGTCGTTGTTGGCTTTCTTGTTCCTTTGGTAATCGTACTGCCACTTCTACGCATTGGTTTAAATGCGTTAGAACCACGTAGTTTATACTATCAGACATTACTACAAAACAACATATTAGTCACAAGTGTTGTTGCAACAATAGAACTGATTATCAAAGTTGGTTTATTGTCAGCTTTTGTAGGATTCATAGCTGCCTACTTTCTGACTTTTTATGAGATAAAATTTCGAAAAGTGATTAATGTTTTGTTGGTGTTACCACTTGGAATTCCCGTTTATGTAGCAGCATACACGTATACAAATATATTTCATTACATACCGTTTTTAGAAGCGATATTACGGGCTGATTTTATGATGAATGGAGCGGTCTTTATTTATTCGTTCTTCCTATATCCCTACGTGTATTTGGCATCAAAATCATACTTGAGTAAACATATTACCGATTATATCGAGGCTTCTGAAACACTTGGTGGCCAGCACTTGAAACTATTTATTAAGATCATTCTACCATTGTCAAGACCGGTGATTATTGGATCGGTGTTATTTGCCATATTTGAGACGTTATCCGATTTCGCCGTTGTGGAGTATTATGGGGTACTGACGTTATCAAGGTATATTAATCTCGCATGGTTTTCCAATGGTGATTTTATCAGTGCATCGAAACTATCGGTATATATCTTGATGATTATGTTTGTACTGATTTTTATTGAGCGAGTTTCACGTCGACAAAAACGATACAGTAGCGCAGACGTCATTCATCGTCCGATAAGGCGATACAATCCATCAAAATCAATGATGTACATAATTTACGTATTTATTGGTACAATCATTGTTCTTGCAACGATTCTTCCAATCACGCAAATGTTAGTATCTGTCATTATGAATACGGCGTATATCGAACGGTTGGATATCATTGAAATTACTTTTAATACGCTGCTAATAACCGTCGTTTCAACGATTATCATTATTATAGTAGCACTCCTTTTAGCTACGATCACTATCTACATAAAAGGCGCAAAAAAACACCTTCTGTCGAGTGTTTCAACGATAGGATATATGGTTCCTTCAATGGTTTTAGCGCTGGGGATTTATATCTTATTGATTCGCGTTGATCAATGGTTATACCATATGTTTCAAGGTGTTGGGTTAAACCGGATGCTGTTCACCTCAACGATCGCAATTATTTTATTTGGATTTTTCGTGAAGTTTTTCTCTGTAGCGTATACAAATTTATTAAGTGCATACTCAAAAATGAACCATCACCTCCTTGAAGCGTCGGAAACATTGGGTGAATCGAAACTGTCGACTATGGTGCGTGTGACCATACCGATGTTATCAAAAAGTATCATTGCCGTTGCGATTATTCTATTCATCGATATGGCGAAAGAATTAACAATTGTCTATAGCTTACGACCATTTAATTTCAAAACACTGTCTACCGAAGTGTATCGCTATGCGGGAAATGAAATGATTAACATTGCAGCCTTTCCATCGCTTGTCATCATCGCCATGTGTACCCTCTTAATCCTGTATCTCGAAGGAGGTTCCAAACGTGTTAAAACTCCATAACATACAGTTTTCATATGATAAGAAACAACCGATACTAGACGATTTCAACATCGATGTAGATAAAGGGGAAATCGTCGCTATTTTGGGTAGAAGTGGGAGTGGAAAGTCCTCAATCCTTCGTGTCATTGCTGGATTAGAAACACCACAATCTGGCGATGTTGTGATTGATGGGAACATTGTGAACAACGTTCCGACATCAAAACGAAATGTAGGTCTCGTTTTTCAGAATCACGCCCTCTTTCCGCATCTGACAATTCGTAAAAACATCGAATATGGATTGTTTAATATGTCATCTGCAATGAAAAAAGAACGTTGTGAAGAAGTTGCGAAGAAAGTGGATATCCTAGAGTTATTAGACCGGTATCCTCATGAAATTAGTGGTGGCCAAAAACAACGTGCAGCGATTGCGCGAAGTCTTGTAACGAAACCAAAGATTTTATTGCTAGATGAACCGTTCACAGCGTTAGACCAAGAACTAAAGCAGAGCATCCGACTAGACATCCTTCGCATTCTAAAACAGTTTAATATAACAACGATTATCGTTACACATGACATTGATGATGCGATTGCGTTACATGCTCGCGTAATACAACTACAATAAAACGACAATATCACATGCGATATTGTCGTTTGTTTATGCGGGGACTAATTCTCGTTTGGTAACAAGGTAACGATGGATAAAATAGAGGTAGGGAATACCGAGATTTGTTTCTAACAGCGAATTGAAAACGATTGGATTCATGCCTAAGGGTCGGATACCCGACACCAGTAAGACCGCTTCCCAAGAGAATTGAACAACAATACCGATAAACAATAGATATAGAATTTGTTTCAATAGATTGTTGTCACCCCAGTTTTGATAGATATAGAATCCGTATCCAATCACTAGTATTAACAACATGAACCAATGATAACTTCCTGTCATTCGGGAGATGTTTATCACACCAAATGATTGGCCAAGTGATTGCGATACAAATGCAACAAGCAACCACCCACCAACAATGAGAAGAGACCATTGACGAATGGATTTATCACGATCGAGAAATAACCAAATCCAGACAAAATTGGTAAAGCCATAACTTGTCGATAACCAGAGTAAGAACCACATCGTATGTGCTCCGTCTACATTTCTAGTACCTAAGAGGAGATAGAATCCACCATAATCAACCACGAAATAGATCAATGCTCCGGCGACACCGAACCAAAACGCCAATAGACGATTCTTTCGAATTAAAAAATATCCTAATATAACTAAAAAAACAATGTCGAGGTAAATATATAAATAGTTCAGCTCTCTCGCAACGATATAATCCATAATAAACCCTCCTATTATTGTATTATATCATAAGATATATTCGCTTTTTTAGTACATTTTCCATTAAATATTCGCATTTGTTTGTTATAATAGGTGCAAGGTGATAAAAATGTTAATTGATACCCATGTACATCTGAATAGTAAACAGTTTGTAAATACCGTTAATGATGTGATTGAACGCGCCGTAAAAAACGATGTAAAAATCATGATTGTCGTT
This genomic window contains:
- a CDS encoding ABC transporter permease; this encodes MQRIIRRLHDRTIFVVVGFLVPLVIVLPLLRIGLNALEPRSLYYQTLLQNNILVTSVVATIELIIKVGLLSAFVGFIAAYFLTFYEIKFRKVINVLLVLPLGIPVYVAAYTYTNIFHYIPFLEAILRADFMMNGAVFIYSFFLYPYVYLASKSYLSKHITDYIEASETLGGQHLKLFIKIILPLSRPVIIGSVLFAIFETLSDFAVVEYYGVLTLSRYINLAWFSNGDFISASKLSVYILMIMFVLIFIERVSRRQKRYSSADVIHRPIRRYNPSKSMMYIIYVFIGTIIVLATILPITQMLVSVIMNTAYIERLDIIEITFNTLLITVVSTIIIIIVALLLATITIYIKGAKKHLLSSVSTIGYMVPSMVLALGIYILLIRVDQWLYHMFQGVGLNRMLFTSTIAIILFGFFVKFFSVAYTNLLSAYSKMNHHLLEASETLGESKLSTMVRVTIPMLSKSIIAVAIILFIDMAKELTIVYSLRPFNFKTLSTEVYRYAGNEMINIAAFPSLVIIAMCTLLILYLEGGSKRVKTP
- a CDS encoding ABC transporter ATP-binding protein, whose translation is MLKLHNIQFSYDKKQPILDDFNIDVDKGEIVAILGRSGSGKSSILRVIAGLETPQSGDVVIDGNIVNNVPTSKRNVGLVFQNHALFPHLTIRKNIEYGLFNMSSAMKKERCEEVAKKVDILELLDRYPHEISGGQKQRAAIARSLVTKPKILLLDEPFTALDQELKQSIRLDILRILKQFNITTIIVTHDIDDAIALHARVIQLQ